CCAAATATAAGGAAACAGCAGACGGTGGATTGGCCGTCAATATTCCATTGAGTTTGCCGGAATGTTAATGACTGCCGAAGTTTTCTCGTTTTTCGTATATTTCCTCTATAAATTAACTATAATACAGTCCCCTTGCGCATTGGGTTTTGCGATTTTCCTCTTCGAGTTTGGTCAGCCGTAAGGCTGGCATTAACTCATGCTTGTGTACTTATAGCCTTTTATAGGCATTTGCATTGGCCAATTTAAAAACGGGGTCTTTTAGCCACCATAAAGATACCCGGCCTTTACGCAAAAAATTGTTATGGTTTAAGTTTCGCTATGCGTTCCATTTCTTTTTGGTGATACCGTATCCTGGCATCTAGTTTGGCTGGTTCGTAGATCACCTGTAGTGCCGGATTATAAGGGGTTAAGTCTTTTAGGATATTCCATACAACAACGGATATTTTTCGTGCGATAGCGATCAGGGCCTTTTTCGAGGATTTTCTTATACTTAGACGGTTGAATTTGTCTTTAAAATAGGAGCCTTTACAGCGGCTTGCCGCCCAGGCAACCTGTACCAGTATTGGCTTGAGATATCTGTTTCCTTTAGTGATCGCTGTACTTTTATATTTCCCTGCGCTTTCATCATTCTTTGGTCGTAATCCGACCCATCCGCTCAGTTTACCGCTGTTTTCAAAAACTTTCATGTCTGCGCCGGTCTCGGCGATGATCACAGCGGAACTGATACGGCTAACGCCGGGAATCGTCTTTAGCAAGGCACTCTGCCGTGGAAAATCACGCAGGCAGATAGCTTCAATCTTTTCTATATACTCAGCAGACTGCTTGATCAACAGGTCGTATTCAGCTTTTGCCATCTGCAGGTTGAAGCGGTGGTGCTCCTTCATGCAGCCGGTTAGTGCTGCTGCCAGCTTTCCGTTTTCTTTGTTCTTCTTACTGGCATAGACCAGTTTGCTTAAACGTACGGCATCACGCTCCCCGGCTATCAGGGCATCAATGACACTCAGCATACTTTTCCCTCCGATATCGGTCACAAGACTACCCAAACGGATTCCGGCCTGTACGAGGATATTGTCCATTTTGGTAAGCATACGGACTATCCGCTGCTGCAACTTGCTATAGGAACGGGTGTAGCTCCTGAGTTCCTGTATTCGCTCACCGGGCACAAAACTCCCGCGAAGCATATCTTTGTGAAGTAGCTGGGCAATCCACTG
The DNA window shown above is from Sphingobacterium thalpophilum and carries:
- a CDS encoding IS110 family transposase, with the translated sequence MKTAGLDVHKDSIFCAVFNGKHYSDVEVFETFSTGIRQLGAYLKAAGVLRVAMESTSIYWIPVWNILSEMGFDLMLVNPFLIKQLPGRKSDVKDAQWIAQLLHKDMLRGSFVPGERIQELRSYTRSYSKLQQRIVRMLTKMDNILVQAGIRLGSLVTDIGGKSMLSVIDALIAGERDAVRLSKLVYASKKNKENGKLAAALTGCMKEHHRFNLQMAKAEYDLLIKQSAEYIEKIEAICLRDFPRQSALLKTIPGVSRISSAVIIAETGADMKVFENSGKLSGWVGLRPKNDESAGKYKSTAITKGNRYLKPILVQVAWAASRCKGSYFKDKFNRLSIRKSSKKALIAIARKISVVVWNILKDLTPYNPALQVIYEPAKLDARIRYHQKEMERIAKLKP